In Erythrobacter sp. F6033, a single genomic region encodes these proteins:
- a CDS encoding methyltransferase, which produces MMTGNISAIGKRLGLRSRWRRYADQWSVFFRGFVEHPRMVGSIIPSSRFTIAKMLQPVDWGTCEVFVEYGPGAGTFCHPVLEKLRGDAVLIVIDTNPLYIDYLTRTIRDKRFHAVLGSAENVEQILADLGVEKADYVLSGLPFSTLPSGVAPEIAEATHTVLKPGGGFLAYQFTSAVRDESKPFFERIDEGFEWLNILPCKLYWAWKAR; this is translated from the coding sequence ATGATGACAGGCAATATTTCAGCAATCGGCAAACGTTTGGGGCTGCGCTCACGCTGGCGCCGATACGCCGATCAATGGTCTGTTTTCTTCCGTGGTTTCGTTGAGCATCCGCGTATGGTGGGGTCGATCATTCCCTCATCTCGCTTCACAATCGCAAAGATGCTGCAACCGGTCGATTGGGGCACTTGCGAGGTGTTTGTCGAGTATGGACCGGGCGCTGGTACATTCTGCCACCCTGTGTTGGAGAAGCTGCGCGGCGATGCGGTGTTGATCGTGATCGACACAAATCCGCTCTACATCGATTACCTGACCCGCACGATCCGCGACAAACGCTTTCATGCGGTTCTTGGTTCGGCAGAAAATGTTGAGCAGATTCTGGCCGATCTTGGCGTCGAAAAAGCGGACTATGTCTTGTCTGGTCTGCCGTTCTCAACTCTGCCTAGCGGCGTGGCGCCGGAAATCGCAGAGGCCACTCACACCGTTCTAAAGCCAGGCGGCGGCTTTTTGGCCTATCAATTCACTTCAGCTGTGCGCGATGAATCCAAACCATTCTTCGAACGCATTGACGAAGGCTTCGAGTGGCTCAACATCCTTCCATGCAAGCTGTATTGGGCTTGGAAAGCGCGCTGA
- a CDS encoding AMP-binding protein yields MYQLELTEAYCPAQADTEYRERTIEEVLREQASVRGSATALRELLADGSIGREWTFASLQADSEKCGRALAARHPAGTRIAIMGGNCPEWVLVQLGAAMAGLTIVTVNPAFTPREVRYVLEQSGAGAVYYQPNVRGTALRPVVDEAAAGLTAADYTIDIEDHAELFAGEGDGELRPTKPHDIVMIQYTSGTTGFPKGVLLHQHGLVQSNADVFARWNITTGKTVTCPFPLFHTAGSAVCVLGCIAQGAVLLLVSVFDPVAVAKAIEREKPEVVAGVSTMIFAIIEAAKATGTDVSGVETVISGGAMVQPELNRAAQDVFGVPILIVYGQTETSPAITAAWPTDTGLDLTDTIGQPCSHMEVSIRSPNDNSICAPDEQGEICMRGFNMMAGYNDNPQATAETIDADGWLHTGDLGTMDTRGYVKITGRVKEMIIRGGENLFPAEIEAALLEHPAIAEVAVAGVPDKKWGEIVACFMRAPEGVEKPNEDELKSFIRQRLSPQKTPAHWVWVKEFPLTGSGKIQKFQLAEAFVKGEFGEAD; encoded by the coding sequence ATGTATCAGCTCGAATTGACCGAAGCCTATTGCCCGGCTCAGGCGGACACCGAATATCGCGAGAGAACTATTGAAGAGGTGTTGCGCGAACAGGCTTCGGTCAGGGGCAGTGCGACGGCTTTGCGGGAATTGTTGGCAGACGGGTCTATAGGACGGGAATGGACGTTTGCTTCACTGCAGGCAGATAGCGAGAAATGCGGGCGGGCGCTGGCCGCGCGGCATCCGGCGGGCACACGTATCGCGATCATGGGCGGCAATTGCCCTGAATGGGTGCTGGTACAGCTGGGCGCGGCGATGGCGGGGCTCACCATTGTAACCGTCAACCCGGCCTTTACACCGCGGGAAGTGCGCTATGTGCTCGAACAATCGGGAGCAGGTGCTGTATACTACCAGCCCAATGTGCGCGGCACGGCTTTGCGCCCCGTGGTGGACGAAGCTGCAGCCGGCCTCACCGCTGCTGATTACACGATCGATATTGAGGATCACGCCGAACTGTTCGCGGGTGAGGGAGACGGTGAGCTGCGCCCCACCAAGCCGCATGATATTGTGATGATCCAATACACATCGGGCACAACCGGTTTTCCCAAAGGCGTTCTGCTGCATCAACACGGTCTGGTGCAAAGCAATGCAGACGTGTTTGCCCGCTGGAACATCACCACCGGCAAAACCGTGACGTGCCCGTTCCCGCTGTTCCATACGGCTGGCAGCGCGGTGTGCGTGCTGGGCTGCATCGCGCAAGGGGCGGTGTTGCTGCTTGTATCGGTGTTCGATCCGGTGGCTGTGGCCAAAGCCATTGAGCGCGAAAAACCCGAGGTCGTGGCCGGCGTATCGACCATGATTTTCGCGATTATCGAGGCTGCCAAGGCAACCGGAACGGACGTATCCGGTGTCGAAACCGTGATCAGCGGCGGCGCTATGGTGCAGCCGGAGTTGAACCGCGCGGCACAGGATGTGTTCGGCGTGCCGATCCTGATCGTTTACGGGCAGACCGAAACTTCGCCCGCGATCACGGCGGCTTGGCCGACCGACACAGGGTTAGACCTGACGGACACGATTGGTCAGCCATGCTCGCATATGGAAGTTTCCATCCGTTCGCCGAATGACAATTCCATCTGCGCGCCTGACGAGCAGGGCGAGATATGCATGCGCGGGTTCAATATGATGGCGGGGTACAACGACAATCCTCAGGCCACAGCTGAGACAATTGATGCTGATGGCTGGCTGCACACCGGCGACCTCGGCACGATGGACACGCGCGGCTATGTGAAGATCACGGGCCGCGTGAAAGAGATGATCATTCGCGGTGGAGAAAACCTGTTTCCGGCGGAGATCGAGGCTGCGCTGCTTGAACATCCAGCCATCGCCGAAGTCGCTGTTGCAGGTGTGCCGGATAAAAAATGGGGCGAGATCGTCGCTTGCTTCATGCGCGCGCCCGAAGGCGTCGAGAAACCTAACGAAGACGAGTTGAAGAGCTTTATCCGCCAACGCCTTTCCCCGCAGAAAACGCCAGCGCATTGGGTCTGGGTGAAGGAGTTCCCGCTCACCGGATCAGGCAAAATCCAGAAATTTCAGCTGGCAGAGGCTTTTGTTAAGGGTGAATTTGGGGAAGCCGATTAA
- a CDS encoding alkene reductase: MHDVLFQPLTMGALEAKNRIFMAPLTRGRAADPMFTPNAMMQTYYEQRAGAGMILTEATGISVEGLGWPSAPGIWSDEQTEAWKPIVKAVHEKGGLIVMQLWHMGRIVHPHFLGGEAPFSASATKAPGEAHTPVGKQEYATAREMTQEDIERTIGDYRRAAENAKKAGFDGVQLHGANGYLIDQFLRDNTNLRTDNYGGSPENRTRFMREVLEAIIDVWGADRVGIRLSPNGDSQGADDSNPEATFGAAAKVCEELGLAFVELRQPGPDGTFGRTDVPKQDHVIRANYTGPLILNSDYSAQEADDDVTSGRCEAVSFGRPYISNPDLEKRIAAGAEFNPNTNVPKSWYFPIPEGYIDYPTMEEEQAAANAA, encoded by the coding sequence ATGCATGACGTTCTGTTCCAGCCGCTCACGATGGGCGCGCTTGAGGCGAAGAACCGCATCTTTATGGCCCCGCTGACGCGCGGCCGCGCTGCTGATCCGATGTTCACGCCCAACGCGATGATGCAGACCTATTACGAGCAGCGCGCGGGCGCGGGCATGATCCTGACGGAGGCAACGGGCATCAGCGTCGAAGGGCTTGGCTGGCCATCGGCCCCGGGTATTTGGAGCGACGAGCAGACCGAGGCATGGAAACCAATCGTCAAAGCTGTGCACGAAAAAGGCGGCCTGATCGTAATGCAACTGTGGCATATGGGCCGGATCGTTCATCCGCACTTCCTCGGGGGCGAAGCACCATTCTCAGCCAGCGCGACCAAGGCGCCGGGCGAAGCGCACACGCCCGTCGGCAAACAGGAATATGCGACCGCTCGTGAAATGACGCAGGAAGACATCGAGCGAACGATCGGCGATTATCGCCGCGCTGCGGAAAACGCCAAAAAGGCAGGGTTTGACGGTGTGCAATTGCACGGCGCAAACGGATACCTGATCGACCAGTTCCTGCGCGACAACACGAACCTGCGCACCGACAACTATGGCGGATCACCGGAGAACCGCACGCGCTTTATGCGCGAAGTGCTCGAAGCGATTATCGACGTATGGGGCGCGGACCGCGTTGGCATCCGTCTTTCGCCCAACGGCGATTCTCAAGGCGCAGACGATAGCAATCCCGAGGCAACCTTTGGCGCGGCGGCCAAGGTTTGCGAAGAGCTGGGTCTGGCTTTCGTAGAACTGCGCCAGCCAGGACCAGACGGCACTTTCGGCCGCACCGATGTTCCCAAGCAGGACCATGTGATCCGCGCGAACTACACCGGCCCACTGATCCTGAACTCTGACTACAGCGCACAAGAAGCCGATGATGACGTAACAAGCGGTCGCTGCGAAGCGGTCAGCTTTGGCCGTCCGTATATCTCCAACCCTGATCTGGAAAAGCGGATCGCGGCAGGCGCGGAATTCAACCCAAACACGAATGTGCCGAAGAGTTGGTACTTCCCTATTCCGGAAGGCTACATCGATTATCCGACGATGGAAGAAGAGCAGGCTGCGGCCAACGCGGCCTGA
- the nadA gene encoding quinolinate synthase NadA: protein MSIETKIPSGDDLLAEINRLRKERNAVILAHYYQTPDIQDIADFVGDSLELSRKAAETDADVILFCGVKFMADTAKILSPDKTVILPDMDAGCSLEDSCPPEKFKAFREAHPDHIALTYINCSTEVKALSDIIVTSSSAETILEQIPADQKIIFGPDRHLGGWLSRKFDREMLLWPGVCIVHEAFSETELLKLKEQHPDAPVAAHPECPPAIIDHADHVGSTSSILKFAKSFEGDTLIVATEPHIMHQMEKALPEKTFIGAPGADGNCNCNICPYMALNTMEKMYTALRDLEPQIVIEEDVRLKAKESLDRMLGMAGGTVGLGDLGQVPFKAD, encoded by the coding sequence ATGAGTATCGAGACAAAAATCCCATCGGGCGACGATCTGCTCGCTGAAATTAATCGCCTGCGCAAAGAGCGCAATGCGGTGATCCTCGCGCATTATTACCAGACGCCTGATATTCAGGATATTGCCGACTTTGTGGGCGACAGTCTGGAGCTGTCGCGCAAGGCGGCGGAAACCGATGCGGACGTTATCCTGTTTTGCGGCGTGAAGTTTATGGCGGATACCGCCAAAATCCTTTCGCCCGACAAGACCGTGATCCTGCCCGATATGGATGCCGGTTGTAGCCTAGAAGACAGCTGCCCGCCGGAGAAGTTCAAGGCTTTCCGCGAAGCACATCCCGATCACATCGCGTTGACTTACATCAATTGCTCGACCGAAGTGAAGGCGCTGTCCGACATCATCGTGACCAGCTCCAGCGCAGAAACGATTCTTGAACAGATTCCAGCAGATCAGAAAATCATCTTCGGCCCTGATCGCCATCTTGGCGGTTGGCTCTCGCGCAAGTTCGACCGCGAAATGCTGCTCTGGCCGGGCGTGTGCATCGTGCACGAAGCATTCAGCGAAACCGAGCTGTTAAAGCTGAAAGAACAACACCCCGATGCACCGGTCGCCGCGCACCCGGAATGCCCACCTGCGATTATCGATCACGCCGATCACGTTGGCTCCACCAGCTCGATCCTGAAATTCGCGAAGAGCTTTGAAGGCGACACTCTGATCGTCGCGACAGAACCGCACATCATGCACCAGATGGAAAAGGCGCTGCCCGAAAAGACGTTTATCGGCGCACCGGGCGCGGACGGAAACTGCAACTGCAATATCTGTCCCTACATGGCGCTCAACACGATGGAGAAAATGTACACCGCCCTGCGCGATCTGGAACCGCAGATTGTGATTGAGGAAGACGTCCGCCTGAAGGCCAAAGAGAGCCTCGACCGGATGCTCGGCATGGCTGGCGGGACTGTCGGGCTGGGCGATTTGGGTCAGGTGCCGTTTAAGGCGGATTGA
- a CDS encoding DMT family transporter, which produces MENDGTSQEKLFDWKAALLLAALLCGNVALALGPWLVRLTDTGPVSAAFWRLFLALPFLVVFAHMAGQKLSGMPRKTLVLVAIGAFAFAGDLASWHIGIGMTRLGNATLFGNAGSIILLFWGFIIARALPRGAEWLAIVCALAGAGILLGRSLEISAETFAGDLFCITAGLLYAVYLLTLQGERARFGSWSLLVWVSIFAAPVLLVLALALGEPVWPTNWTPIVALFITSQLIGQGLLVYSLGHFPPLVIGLALLTQPAIAAVIGYSVFGEVLTPLDIGGMVLLGSALVVARATQRKNAKHRL; this is translated from the coding sequence ATGGAAAATGACGGCACCTCCCAAGAAAAGCTGTTTGATTGGAAGGCGGCGCTGCTGCTTGCCGCGCTGCTTTGCGGGAATGTTGCCCTTGCTTTGGGGCCGTGGCTGGTGCGCCTGACCGATACAGGACCCGTAAGTGCAGCATTCTGGCGGCTATTTCTGGCGCTGCCGTTTCTCGTCGTCTTTGCACATATGGCGGGACAGAAATTGTCCGGCATGCCGCGAAAGACACTGGTGCTGGTCGCGATTGGCGCGTTTGCTTTCGCGGGAGACCTTGCCAGTTGGCATATTGGGATCGGCATGACGCGGCTGGGCAATGCGACCCTGTTCGGCAATGCCGGGTCTATCATCCTATTGTTCTGGGGCTTCATCATCGCTCGGGCACTGCCACGCGGGGCCGAGTGGCTGGCGATCGTCTGTGCGTTGGCAGGCGCGGGTATCTTGCTGGGGCGGAGTCTCGAGATTTCCGCTGAGACATTCGCGGGCGACCTGTTCTGTATCACAGCCGGACTGCTCTACGCGGTGTATCTGCTCACACTGCAAGGGGAGCGGGCTCGGTTCGGATCGTGGAGCCTGCTGGTGTGGGTGAGCATTTTTGCGGCACCCGTATTGTTGGTGCTCGCACTGGCGCTGGGAGAACCCGTCTGGCCAACCAATTGGACGCCGATTGTTGCGCTATTCATTACGAGCCAACTGATCGGGCAGGGGCTGCTAGTCTATTCACTAGGCCACTTCCCGCCGCTTGTGATCGGTCTCGCACTGCTAACGCAACCCGCGATTGCGGCGGTGATCGGGTATAGCGTGTTTGGCGAGGTGCTTACTCCGCTCGATATTGGCGGGATGGTGCTGTTGGGGAGTGCGCTGGTGGTGGCGCGGGCTACGCAGAGGAAGAATGCGAAGCATCGACTATGA
- the lipB gene encoding lipoyl(octanoyl) transferase LipB: protein MASSAPDTSTIRPIEWRCENAQVPYRRALSEMETRNAAVSAGEADELIWMLEHPPVYTAGTSADISELVDPRFEVIEAGRGGRYTYHGPGQRVGYLMLDLNKRGKDVRCFVHSIEGWVIDTLADFGVEAWRAEGRVGIWTQDIDGREAKIGAIGVRVRRWVTMHGFSVNLDPDLSHFGGIVPCGIDEFGVTSLAKLGKAVTQDEWDEALMARSQEFLDALAKTGRGACAT from the coding sequence ATGGCAAGTTCCGCTCCAGACACATCCACCATCCGTCCGATCGAATGGCGGTGCGAAAATGCGCAGGTCCCGTATCGCAGGGCGCTTTCGGAAATGGAGACACGCAACGCGGCAGTTTCTGCTGGCGAAGCGGATGAGTTGATCTGGATGTTAGAACATCCGCCAGTCTACACCGCCGGAACCAGCGCTGATATCAGCGAACTGGTCGATCCGCGCTTTGAAGTGATCGAGGCGGGACGCGGGGGGCGATACACCTATCATGGACCAGGCCAGCGGGTCGGCTATCTGATGCTTGATCTCAATAAGCGCGGCAAGGACGTGCGCTGTTTTGTCCATTCGATCGAGGGCTGGGTGATCGACACGCTCGCCGATTTCGGGGTCGAAGCATGGCGGGCCGAAGGGCGCGTGGGCATTTGGACGCAGGACATTGACGGGCGTGAGGCCAAGATTGGAGCCATTGGCGTGCGAGTGCGGCGCTGGGTTACGATGCACGGTTTTTCCGTGAACCTTGATCCTGACCTTTCGCATTTCGGCGGGATCGTACCGTGCGGGATCGATGAGTTTGGCGTCACCAGTCTTGCAAAGCTGGGCAAGGCTGTGACGCAGGATGAATGGGACGAGGCCTTGATGGCACGTTCACAGGAATTTCTTGACGCGCTTGCCAAAACCGGGCGAGGAGCCTGCGCAACATGA